Genomic window (Campylobacter magnus):
TATGATACAAAAGATGTTCTTTATGTGCGTATAAACAAACGCCGCAAAGTACCTATTACTGTGCTTTTCCGTGCGCTTGGATATAAAAAACAAGATATAGTAAAATTATTCTATCCAATCATAAACCTAAAAATAAAGAAAAATAAAGTGCTTGCGCCTTTTATCCCTGAGGACTATACTAGCAAGCTTGATTATGACCTAAAAGACGAAAAAGGCAATGTGGTTTTAGAAGCTGGTAAACGCCTAAGTAAAGCCAAAGCTGAAAAGCTAGTTGCTGATGGCTTGAAGTTTGTAGAATATCCACTAGAAGTGCTGCTTAGCCGCTATCTTGCTAGTCCTATTTACGATAAAGAAAGCGGAGAGGTGATCTATGATACCCTAACTCAGCTTGATGAGAATAAAATCGCAAAAATCCTAAATAGCGAGAGTAGCATTGATATAGCAAACGACCGTGCAGCTGGTGTGGATACTGCTATTATAAACTCATTTTTACAAGATGCCGAAACTCTAAAACTACTTCGCCAAAGCGAAAATGTAGATGATGAAAACGACCTAGCTGCAATTCGCATTTATAAAGTAATGCGTCCTGGCGAGCCTGTTACAAAAGAAGCAGCTAAGGCTTTTGTAAATGACCTTTTCTTTAATCCTGAACGCTATGACCTTACTAGTGTTGGTCGTATGAAAATGAACCACAAATTAGGTCTTGATGTGCCTGATTATGTAAATGTTCTAACTCGTGAGGATCTAATCAAAACCGCAAAATACCTAATCCGTGTTAAAAACAATGATGGCGTAATCGATGATAGAGACCACCTTGGTAACCGTAGAATTCGCTCAATAGGCGAGCTTTTGGCAAATGAGCTTCATCTTGGCTTTGTAAAAATGCAAAAAGCTATCAAAGATAAATTCACTAGCCTAAGCACAAATCTTGATGAGATTATGCCTTATGATTTAATCAATCCAAAAATGATCACTACTACTATAATGGAGTTTTTCACAGGTGGCGAGCTAAGTCAGTTCATGGATCAAACAAACCCACTAAGCGAAATCACTCACAAACGTCGTCTCTCAGCCCTAGGTGAAGGCGGTCTAGTAAAAGAGCGTGCTGGCTTTGAGGTGCGTGATGTTCACCCAACTCACTATGGTCGTATTTGTCCAGTAGAGACTCCAGAGGGTCAAAACATCGGTCTTATCAATACTCTTTCTACTTATTCTAAGGTAAATGATATGGGTTTTATAGAAGCTCCATATCGCAAAGTAGAAAATGGCAAAATAACTAATGAAATCGTCTATCTAACAGCAGCGCAAGAAGAAGGTCACTCTATAGCCCCAGCTACTACGGCACTTGATGCAAATGGCATGATAAAAGATGATCTTATAGAAACTCGCAAAAATGGAGAAATTCTTTTTTCTCGCCGTGAAGAAGTTACTTTAATGGATCTTTGTAATGGTATGGTTATGGGTGTTTCAGCCTCTCTTATTCCTTTCTTGGAGCATGACGAGGCAAAAAGAACACTCATGGGCTCAAACATGCAACGCCAAGCTGTGCCACTTATTAAAAGCGCAGCACCGATAGTTGGTACTGGTATGGAGAGCGTAGTAGCAAGAGATGCGTGGGAGAGTATAAAGGTATCTCGCCCTGGAATTATAGAAAAAGTAGATAACAAAAATATTTTCGTGCTTGGCGAAGATGAAACTGGTCCATATATCGATCAGTATAGCATGGAAAAAAATCTACGCACAAACAACAATACTGCTTTTGGACAGCATCCTATCGTCCGCAAAGGTGATAAAGTACAAGCAGGTCAAATCATCGCTGATGGCCCAAGTATGGATAATGGCGAGCTTGCAATAGGTAAAAACGCTCTTGTAGCTTTCATGCCGTGGAACGGCTATAACTACGAGGATGCGGTGGTAATTAGTGAAAAAATGATCCGTGAAGATGCCTTTACTAGCGTGCATATCTATGAAAAAGAAATAGAAGCAAGAGAGCTAAAAGACGGCGTAGAAGAAATCACTCGTGATATCCCAAATGTCAAAGAAGATGAACTAACTCACCTTGATGAAAGCGGTATAGTAAAAATTGGAACTAAAATTTATCCAGGAATGATTTTGGTGGGCAAAGTAACGCCAAAAGGAGAGGTTAAGCCAACTCCAGAAGAGCGTTTGCTTCGTGCGATTTTTGGCGAAAAAGCAGGACATGTGGTAAATAAATCACTTTATGCTGGTGCTACTATGGAAGGCGTGGTAATTGATGTAAAAATCTTTACTAAAAAAGGCTATGAAAGAGATGCTCGTTCTATCCAAGCTTATGAAAATGAAAAATCTGTGCTTGAAAAAGAACACCACGATAGACTTTTAATGTTTGATAGAGAAGAGATTTTAACTATAGAGAATTTCTTGCTAAAAACTCCGCTTGAAAAAGCTGTGAAAATCGGCAAAAGCTCATATAAAAAAGGCGGAATACTAAAACAAGAAGATCTAGATACTATCGGTCGCTTTAAAATCGCAGCCTTTGTTAAAGAAAACTACTCATCAAAGGTTCAAGCAGAATATGATAGAATCAAAAAATATTTCCAAGATGAAAAGAAAAAACTAAGAGACGAGCATTTGGCAAAACTAGAAATCATAGAAAAAGATGATATCTTGCCAAGTGGCGTGGTAAAACAAGTAAAGGTCTATATAGCCACAAAACGCAAGCTAAAAGTAGGCGATAAAATGTCAGGTCGCCATGGTAACAAAGGTATCGTCTCAAATATCGTGCCTGAGGTTGATATGCCGTATCTAAAAGACGGACGCACTATAGATATAGTTCTAAACCCTCTAGGCGTGCCAAGCCGTATGAATATAGGTCAAATTCTAGAAAGCCACCTTGGGCTTGTAGGTATGCGCTTAGGCGAGCAGATCCAAGAGATTTTTGATGCTAAACAAAAAGACTGGATTAAAAATCTAAGAGCAAAAATGATAGAAATCGCTGATGTCTCAAAGCTAATGGATGCTAAAAAAACACTAGAAAAAATCAGTGATGAAAAGCTTATAGAATACGCAAGAGACTGGAGCAAAGGTGTGAAGTTTGCCACTCCTGTATTTGATGGTGTTAAGGTTAGCGAGTTTGCTAAGCTTTTTGAAATGGCAAAAATAGATAGCGATGGCAAAACCGAGCTTTATGATGGTCGCACTGGCTCAAAAATGGCTGAGCGTGTGCATGTAGGATGTATGTATATGCTAAAACTACATCACCTAGTAGATGAAAAAGTCCATGCTAGAAGCACTGGTCCTTACTCTCTTGTAACACAACAACCAGTAGGTGGTAAGGCACTAAGCGGTGGACAACGCTTTGGAGAGATGGAGGTTTGGGCGCTAGAGGCATACGGTGCTGCTCATACTCTAAGAGAAATGCTAACGATAAAATCAGATGATGTAGATGGTCGTCTAAGTGCATATAAAGCTATCAGCCGTGGTGAGAACATACCACAAACAGGAATTCCAGAGACCTTCTTTGTTTTGACAAACGAGCTTAAGTCTTTGGCTTTGGATATTAAGATTTATGGCGAAGGTGAAGAAAATGAATAAAGATTTACAACTAATAGAAATAAAAGAAGACGCTCGCCCAAGAGATTTTGAGGCCTTTGAGCTTGGCCTTGCTAGCCCTGAGGCTATACGCAATTGGAGCTTTGGCGAGGTAAAAAAGCCAGAAACCATAAACTACCGCTCATTAAAGCCAGAAGTAGATGGATTATTTTGCGCTAGAATCTTTGGTCCAGTTAGAGACTATGAGTGTATGTGTGGCAAATACAAAAAAATGCGTGATAAAGGCAAGATTTGTGAAAAATGCCATGTAGAAGTAGCTAGCTCAAAAGTCCGCCGCTCACGCATGGGACATATAGAGCTTGTAACTCCAGTAGCTCACATCTGGTATGTAAACTCACTGCCAAGCCGCATAGGCACGCTACTTGGTATAAAAATGAAAGACTTAGAGCGTGTGCTTTACTACGAAGCATATATAGTAGAAAATCCAGGTGATGCTTGCTATGATGCTGAGGGTACAAAAAAAGTAGAAAGATACGATGTACTAAACGAAGAGCAGTATGTAGCGCTAGAATCACGCTATGAAGAAAGTGGCTTTAAGGCTAGAATGGGTGGAGAGGTCATCCGTGATATGCTAAGCGAGCTTGATTTGGTAGAAATTCTAAACGAGCTAAAAGAAGAAGTAGAAGCTACAAACTCTGATGTGAAGAAAAAATCTCTTGTTAAGCGTTTAAAGGTAGTTGAGAGCTTTTTAAATAGTGGAAATCGCCCTGAGTGGATGATGATTACGATACTACCAGTATTGCCACCTGATCTTCGCCCACTTGTAAATCTTGATGGTGGAAAGTTCGCAGTTAGCGATGTAAATGACCTTTATCGCCGTGTTATCAACCGCAATACTCGTCTAAAACGCCTACTTGAGCTTGATGCGCCTGAGATTATTATAAGAAATGAAAAGCGCATGCTCCAAGAAGCAGTGGATGCGCTATTTGACAATGGTAGAAGAGCAAATGCTGTAAAAGGTGCAAACAAACGCCCACTAAAATCGCTAAGCGAGATTATCAAAGGTAAGCAAGGTCGCTTCCGCCAAAACTTGCTTGGTAAGCGTGTGGATTTCTCAGGTCGTTCTGTTATCGTAGTTGGACCTCGCCTAGCTATGGATGAGTGCGGCTTGCCAAAGAAAATGGCACTAGAGCTATTTAAGCCACATTTGCTAGCTCGCCTTGAAGAAAAAGGCTACGCAACTACAGTAAAACAAGCTAAAAAAATGATAGATGACCGCACAAATGAAGTTTGGGAGTGCCTTGAAGAAGTGGTAAAAGACCACCCTGTGCTGCTAAATCGTGCGCCAACACTTCACAAAATGTCTATTCAGGCTTTCCATCCAGTGCTTATTGAAGGTGAAGCTATTCAGCTGCATCCGCTAGTTTGTGCTGGTTTTAACGCTGACTTTGACGGTGACCAAATGGCTGTGCATGTCCCACTATCACAAGAGGCTATTGCTGAGTGTAATGTGCTAATGCTAAGTTCTATGAATATCCTTCTACCAGCATCTGGAAAGGCTGTAACCATACCGGGTCAAGATATGGTGCTAGGAATTTACTATCTAAGCTTAGAAAAAGACGATGCAAAAGGTGAAAATAAAATCTTTGCAAATGTAGATGAAGTTCGCATAGCAGAAGAAGAGCATTTGCTAGACCTTCATGCTCGCATAAAAACTATCATTGACCAACGCCAAGTAGTTACCACAGCTGGTAGGCTAATCATCCGTTCAATCCTACCTGATATGGGCGAAAAATCTGTGCCTGAGAATATGTGGAACAAAGTGCTTAAAAAAGGCGATATAGCAAATCTTGTAAACTATGTATACAAAAATGGTGGACTAGCCGTGACAGCATCTTTCCTTGATGCTATCAAAAATCTTGGTTTCCGCTATTCTACAAAGGCTGGTATTTCTATATCTATCACTGATATTATCGTGCCTGAGAGCAAATATACCTTTGTAGATGAAGCACGCAAAAAAGTCCTTGGACTTCAAAAAGAATACGACGCAGGCTTACTAGATGATAAAACTAGAGCAAACCTAGTAATCGACACTTGGGCAAATACTGGTAAAAAAGTCCAAGAAGATATGATGAAGCACATCATAGCTGATAAAAACGGCTTTAACTCAATTTATATGATGGCTGACTCTGGTGCTCGTGGTAGCGTGGGACAAATCGCACAGCTAGCAGGTATGAGAGGACTAGTAACAAAATCAGCTGGTAATAAATCAGCAGCCGGTGCGCAAATCATCGATGTACCTATTACATCAAACTTCCGTGATGGTCTAAGTGTAATTGAGTATTTTCTTTCAACCTATGGTGCTAGAAAGGGTCTAACAGATACTGCGCTTAAAACCGCAAACGCCGGATATCTAACTCGTAAGCTAATCGATGTAGCCCAAAATGTTAAGGTTACTATGGATGATTGTGGCACTCACGAGGGTGTTGAAGTAACTGAGCTAAAAGTCGGTGAAGAGCTAGTTGAGAGCCTAGAAGATAGAATTTTTGGTCGTGTGCTAAGCGATGATGTGATCGATCCTATCACAAATGAAGTGCTATTTACAGAAGGCACGCTAATAACAGAGCAAAACGCTCGTGCTATCGGCGATGCTGGCATAAAAGCAGCTTCAATCCGCACGCCTATTACTTGTAAAGCGCCAAAAGGCGTTTGTGCTAAATGCTATGGTATAAATCTAGGTGAGGGCAAAATGGTTCGCCCTGGCGAGGCTGTAGGTATCATCGCCGCTCAATCAATCGGCGAGCCAGGAACGCAGCTAACACTAAGAACGATTAACTCTGGTGCTGCTGCTACAAACTTCCAGCAAGACTACCAAGTAATCGCTAAAAAAGAAGGCTTTATCCGCTACTATAACCTAGAAGTAGATGAGGGCAACTATGTAATCAGCCGTCGTAATGCTGCTATATTGCTAGTTGAGCCTAAGGTAAAAGCTCCATTTGACGGCGTGATAGATATAGAAGACTCTCACGAAGACCGCACTATAATAGTAAAAGGCGAAAAAGACGAGTTTCGCTATACCTTCCGCAAGCGCAATCTAGCTGGTTCAAACGAGCTAGCAGGAGTTAGCGGTATGGTCGAGGGTAAATACTACCTTCCATACGCAAAAGGCGATAAAGTAAAAGAAAATGAAAGCATCGTCGAAGTGGTAAAAGAAGACTGGAGCGTGCCAAATCGTATTCCATTTGCTAGTGAGATCAAAGTAGCTGATGGCGATCCTGTAACACAAAATATCAAAGCAAACGCAGAGGGAATTCTAAAGTACTATATCCTAAAAGGCGATTATTTAGAGCGTATTAAAAATATCAAAAAAGGCTACAAAGTAGAAGAAAAAGGTCTATTTGTGGTAGTTGCTGATGAAGATGATAGAGAGGCGCTTCGTCACTATATCCCACGCCAAAGTGTAATAAACATCGCTGATAATGAAAAAGTAAAAGACGGTGATATCATCGCTTGCCCAGCTAGTGATGAAAAACTAGTAATCGCTCAGTGGGATCCGCACTCTACTGCCTTCCGCTCGGCTGAGAGTGGTACGGTTAGCTTTGAGTTTATCAGCTCTGAGGACTATGAAATCGTGCCAAAAGATCTAAAAGCAAAAGATCCTCGCAATAGCCTTATCAAAGACATTAGTGAGAGCAGTTCTGCTACAAAGGTTCGTGTAAGCGCAAACGCTCAAATCCTAGCTGATGCTGAGAGCGAGGAGGGCAAGCTTGTGATGACTTCAAGTACCCTGCTACGCACAGCGCAGATTTTAGGCAATAAAGACAGAGATTATAGAGCAAATGCGGCTATCCTTATTACAAGTGGTGGTAAGGTAGTAAAATATCCAGTAGAAAAAGACGATATAATCGCTGTTAGAGAAGGTCAAGAGATCAAAAAAGGTGATGTAATCTTTAGCCGTCCAAAAGCGGTCGCTACATCAAAAGACATCACCGCAGGTCTGCCTAAGGTAAGTGAGCTATTTGAAGCTAGAAAGCC
Coding sequences:
- the rpoC gene encoding DNA-directed RNA polymerase subunit beta'; the protein is MNKDLQLIEIKEDARPRDFEAFELGLASPEAIRNWSFGEVKKPETINYRSLKPEVDGLFCARIFGPVRDYECMCGKYKKMRDKGKICEKCHVEVASSKVRRSRMGHIELVTPVAHIWYVNSLPSRIGTLLGIKMKDLERVLYYEAYIVENPGDACYDAEGTKKVERYDVLNEEQYVALESRYEESGFKARMGGEVIRDMLSELDLVEILNELKEEVEATNSDVKKKSLVKRLKVVESFLNSGNRPEWMMITILPVLPPDLRPLVNLDGGKFAVSDVNDLYRRVINRNTRLKRLLELDAPEIIIRNEKRMLQEAVDALFDNGRRANAVKGANKRPLKSLSEIIKGKQGRFRQNLLGKRVDFSGRSVIVVGPRLAMDECGLPKKMALELFKPHLLARLEEKGYATTVKQAKKMIDDRTNEVWECLEEVVKDHPVLLNRAPTLHKMSIQAFHPVLIEGEAIQLHPLVCAGFNADFDGDQMAVHVPLSQEAIAECNVLMLSSMNILLPASGKAVTIPGQDMVLGIYYLSLEKDDAKGENKIFANVDEVRIAEEEHLLDLHARIKTIIDQRQVVTTAGRLIIRSILPDMGEKSVPENMWNKVLKKGDIANLVNYVYKNGGLAVTASFLDAIKNLGFRYSTKAGISISITDIIVPESKYTFVDEARKKVLGLQKEYDAGLLDDKTRANLVIDTWANTGKKVQEDMMKHIIADKNGFNSIYMMADSGARGSVGQIAQLAGMRGLVTKSAGNKSAAGAQIIDVPITSNFRDGLSVIEYFLSTYGARKGLTDTALKTANAGYLTRKLIDVAQNVKVTMDDCGTHEGVEVTELKVGEELVESLEDRIFGRVLSDDVIDPITNEVLFTEGTLITEQNARAIGDAGIKAASIRTPITCKAPKGVCAKCYGINLGEGKMVRPGEAVGIIAAQSIGEPGTQLTLRTINSGAAATNFQQDYQVIAKKEGFIRYYNLEVDEGNYVISRRNAAILLVEPKVKAPFDGVIDIEDSHEDRTIIVKGEKDEFRYTFRKRNLAGSNELAGVSGMVEGKYYLPYAKGDKVKENESIVEVVKEDWSVPNRIPFASEIKVADGDPVTQNIKANAEGILKYYILKGDYLERIKNIKKGYKVEEKGLFVVVADEDDREALRHYIPRQSVINIADNEKVKDGDIIACPASDEKLVIAQWDPHSTAFRSAESGTVSFEFISSEDYEIVPKDLKAKDPRNSLIKDISESSSATKVRVSANAQILADAESEEGKLVMTSSTLLRTAQILGNKDRDYRANAAILITSGGKVVKYPVEKDDIIAVREGQEIKKGDVIFSRPKAVATSKDITAGLPKVSELFEARKPKDIAYIAEINGVIEIDTRLKSKTRIVITANDGTSVEYSVDKSRQILVRDGEFVHVGERLTDGDISSHDVLRILGEKELHSYLIRGIQDVYRSEGVIISDKHIEIIISQMLRQVKIVDSGDTHFIVGDMVSRRKFRDENEKILRLGGEPAIAEPILLGVTRAAIGSDSVISAASFQETTKVLTEASIASKRDNLEDLKENVILGRMIPVGTGLYKDEEIKLKINE
- the rpoB gene encoding DNA-directed RNA polymerase subunit beta, with translation MLNSLFSGNRLRVDFSGVAKEIEIPNLLQLQKKSFEHFLNIDNDKMESGIEKVFKSIFPIHDAQNRLSLEYLGSELSAPKYTVRECMERGLTYAVNLKMKIRLTVHERDEKTGEKVGIKDSKEQEIFVRDIPLMTDRVSFVINGVERVVVNQLHRSPGVIFKEEESPTVANRMIYTAQIIPDRGSWLYFEYDTKDVLYVRINKRRKVPITVLFRALGYKKQDIVKLFYPIINLKIKKNKVLAPFIPEDYTSKLDYDLKDEKGNVVLEAGKRLSKAKAEKLVADGLKFVEYPLEVLLSRYLASPIYDKESGEVIYDTLTQLDENKIAKILNSESSIDIANDRAAGVDTAIINSFLQDAETLKLLRQSENVDDENDLAAIRIYKVMRPGEPVTKEAAKAFVNDLFFNPERYDLTSVGRMKMNHKLGLDVPDYVNVLTREDLIKTAKYLIRVKNNDGVIDDRDHLGNRRIRSIGELLANELHLGFVKMQKAIKDKFTSLSTNLDEIMPYDLINPKMITTTIMEFFTGGELSQFMDQTNPLSEITHKRRLSALGEGGLVKERAGFEVRDVHPTHYGRICPVETPEGQNIGLINTLSTYSKVNDMGFIEAPYRKVENGKITNEIVYLTAAQEEGHSIAPATTALDANGMIKDDLIETRKNGEILFSRREEVTLMDLCNGMVMGVSASLIPFLEHDEAKRTLMGSNMQRQAVPLIKSAAPIVGTGMESVVARDAWESIKVSRPGIIEKVDNKNIFVLGEDETGPYIDQYSMEKNLRTNNNTAFGQHPIVRKGDKVQAGQIIADGPSMDNGELAIGKNALVAFMPWNGYNYEDAVVISEKMIREDAFTSVHIYEKEIEARELKDGVEEITRDIPNVKEDELTHLDESGIVKIGTKIYPGMILVGKVTPKGEVKPTPEERLLRAIFGEKAGHVVNKSLYAGATMEGVVIDVKIFTKKGYERDARSIQAYENEKSVLEKEHHDRLLMFDREEILTIENFLLKTPLEKAVKIGKSSYKKGGILKQEDLDTIGRFKIAAFVKENYSSKVQAEYDRIKKYFQDEKKKLRDEHLAKLEIIEKDDILPSGVVKQVKVYIATKRKLKVGDKMSGRHGNKGIVSNIVPEVDMPYLKDGRTIDIVLNPLGVPSRMNIGQILESHLGLVGMRLGEQIQEIFDAKQKDWIKNLRAKMIEIADVSKLMDAKKTLEKISDEKLIEYARDWSKGVKFATPVFDGVKVSEFAKLFEMAKIDSDGKTELYDGRTGSKMAERVHVGCMYMLKLHHLVDEKVHARSTGPYSLVTQQPVGGKALSGGQRFGEMEVWALEAYGAAHTLREMLTIKSDDVDGRLSAYKAISRGENIPQTGIPETFFVLTNELKSLALDIKIYGEGEENE